The genome window GGCATCTACATATAATCCTGATCCACCAACCATAATTTGAACGTTATTTTTCTCAAATAATTCATCCAGTTTGGCTAATGCTTCTTGTTCAAAATCACCAACAGAATACGATTCAAAAATCGATTTATTCTGAATAAAATGATGTGTTGCAGCAGCTAGTTCTTCATCACTTGGAACAGCAGTACCAATTTTCATTTCTTTGAAAAATTGTCGGCTATCACAAGAAATAATATCGCAACCAAAGTGTTTTGCTAAAGCAATACTTAAGGCTGTTTTTCCAATTGCAGTAGGACCTATGATAGTTATTAAGTAATTCATTTTATAATTTGTGTCCACAATCTTGACAAAATTTGGCTTTTGCATAATGTTCGTGACTTCCGCAATTTTGACAAACTTTGGTTTCGCTTTCTTTTATTTGAGGTTTGTTTTTAGCAAATTCTGCAGAAACAATTCCGGTAGGAACAGCAATTATTCCGTAACCCATAATCATTACAAAAGATGCTAAAAATTGACCCAATGGAGTTACAGGAGAAATGTCGCCATAACCAACAGTTGTTAATGTTACAATTGCCCAATAAATTCCAGTTGGAATACTAGTAAAACCGCTTTCTTCGCCTTCAATAACATACATTACAGAACCTATGATAATGGTACTAATAAACATGAAATACATGAATATCAGAATTTTTCCTTTGCTAGCAATTAAAGATTCTTTTAAATGTAATGAATGATGATTGAATTGTGGATGGTTTACTATTTTGAATAATCGCAATAATCGTAATGCTCTAATAACGGCAAACACACTTGTTCCTGATATAAAAAAGGATAAATACATGGGTAAAACAGCAATTAAATCGATAATGCCATAAAAACTCAAAATGTAATTTATTGGTTTTTTTATAGTGATAATTCTTAGAATGTATTCAATTGTAAAACAAATAGTGATAATCCATTCTAAAAGAACCAAATAGGAGTGATATTTTGCGTCAAAACTTTTTACGGTTTCCAACATTACAACAAGAACACTTAAGACAATTAATCCCAATAAAAACAAATCGAAAAGTCGGCCAGCAACCGTATTTGTTCCGTAAATGATTATGTGTGTTTTTTGCTTAAAAACTTCGTATTTCGACTTAATTTCGCTCATAGTAACAAAATTAAGCAATTAAAATTTAATTACTTTGTAAACTTTGTTTTTACGCAAATAGGTTTGAATAATCGTTTTTGTATCACGATTATGTTGCATCGGAATAATGATGTTTTTTAGGATTTCAATATTGTTTACCTGATAGTTTAAATCATAAAAACAGTAGCCTTTATAAATTCCGTTTTCAATTAATATAGCGCTTCTTTCATCAAAGTTTCTACCACGATCGATGATAACCATATTGTTGTTTTCAAACGAATTTTCTTCAAGAAATTCATTGACTCTGTCGTTGTATTCTTCTGGAGATTCTTCGCCAATACAAGCACCGTTGCATTCTTTTATTTTATATTGAAAACAATCGTTGTTGGTGTTGAATAAACCATTTATTTTTTGACACAAATTGTATTTTTCAGTAATCTTAAACAAAGCATTTCTTCCTTCTTGAAGCGTTGTAAATGAAGTAATTTCTTTTTTACGACCATCTGCTTTTTCAACATGTAATGCTAAATAACCATTGGCATCTTTATGCATGTACAAAGCATATTGAAAAATACTTTTTCGTTGCGCTCTATTGTAAATCGGTTTGTTGATTTTGATTTCTTCACTTTCTTTTAAAAGCGCAATCAATTCGCTACCAGTTTCTTCAACCGAAACAGCAAAAACATCTCGCTGTATCTTTTTACTTTTACTCGAAGTTCCAGTAAAATGCTGATTAACACGTTTTTTAATGTTTTTACTTTTTCCGATGTAGATTAAATCACCTTTTTCATTGTGAATATAGTAGATGCCCGTTTTTGAAGGTAAACTTTCTACAATATCCAATAACTTAGGTGAAATTCCTGATTTGATTTCGGTTTTGATAAAGCTTTTTACGATTTCTTTTTCAACGTCTTTAGCCATTAGCATTTTAAACAACTTCACAGTTGCCATAGCATCTCCGCTTGCTCTATGACGATCTGCCATAGGAATTCCTAATGCTCTTACTAATTTTCCTAAACTATACGATTCTTGTTCAGGAATAAGTTTTTTTGCTAATTCAACAGTACAAAGTGTTTGTTTCTTGAAATCGTAACCTAAACGTCGGAATTCGGTTTTTAAAATGCGATAATCAAAAGATGCGTTGTGAGCTACAATAACACAACCTTCCGTAATTTCAATAATTCTTTTGGCAATCTCATAAAACTTTGGAGCACTGCGTAACATGGCATTATTTATACCAGTTAATTTTACAACAAAAGGTTGTATCGGCTTTTCCGGATTGACCAAACTAATGAATTGATCAACTACTTCATGACCATCAAATTTATAAATGGCGATTTCCGTAATTCCTTCTTCGTTGAATTGACCTCCAGTAGTTTCTATGTCGAGTATTGTGTACAAATATGTGATTAGTAATTAGTGAATAGTGATTAGTCTTATTTATATATTATCTTGATCCAAATATACTACTTCCAATTCGAACCATCGTACTTCCACATGAAATTGCTAGTTCATAATCGCCACTCATGCCCATGGAAAGAATTGTTAATGGATGATTAGTAAAAGATGATTGGTTTATCTTATCAAAAATAGCTTTTAAATGTTTAAATTCTTTTTCTATTTGATTTTTATTTTCTGTAAAGGTTGCCATTCCCATTAAACCAACAATTCTGATGTTTTTAAAATTGTCCTTGTCATTCTGAATTAGTTTTAGAATCTCTTCTAATTCTTCTTCATCTAAACCAAATTTACTTTCTTCTTCTGCAATATACACTTGTAGCAAACAATCAATTACACGATAGTTTTTAGCCGCTTGTTTGTTGATTTCCAACAACAACTTCAAACTATCCACACCATGAATCAAACTCACATAAGGCGCCATGTATTTGACTTTATTCGTTTGCACGTGACCAATCATGTGCCATTCAATGTCTTTTGGCATGACTTCCCATTTATCGGTCATTTCTTGGATTTTGTTTTCTCCAAAAATGCGTTGGCCTGCATCATATGCTTCCATTAAATCCGCAACAGGTTTGGTTTTTGAAACCGCTACCAATGTAACGTGATTGGGAAGTTGGGATTTTATGGAATTAAGGTTTTTTGAGATTGACATTTTTTTATTTTTTTGGAACACTGATTTAAGAAATTATTAAAATTTTTAAAATTATTCTAATCTGTGTTTCTTTAATTTATTACTCACAATTACAACTCATACACCAGCAAACCACTTCTAAATTTCGGTTCGATATAAGTAGATTTTGGAGGCATAATTAAATCGTTATCTGCTAATGCTTTTATTTCGTTGATGTCGGAAGGGTAGAGCATAAAACCAACTTCATATTCGCCTTCATCAATTAAATCTTTAATTACAGAAACACTTTGTTTTCCGGGAATATAATCGATGCGTTCGTCGTTTCTTAAATCTTCAATTCCAAGTAATGGCGACAATACTTTATCGTACAAAATTTGAGCATCTAAATTTTCTAAAATAGAAGTTGAAACATGGTTTTCATGTTTGTAAAACAAGGCATAAAAACTTCCATCGAGATACATACCAAACTCAAATTTATTTTGAGGTTTCCACATTTCTTGGTCTTTCGGCTTAATAATGAAATTTTCCGATATTTTTCTGACAAACTCTTCTTTGTTTAAACCATTCAAATCGCGAATCAATCGGTTGAACTCGTATATTTTTACATTACTTTCAGCAATTAAAAAGCTCATAAAATAATGTAGATTGGCGTTTCCTAAATGTTTGTCTTGCTCAAAAAGCAATTCAGCCGAAGCCGAACGATGATGTCCATCGGCAATATAAAGATTAGGAATATTTTCAAAATGTTCTTGTAACCAATCAATTTCACTTTGTGTATCAATTTTCCAAAGTGTGTGTTTTTCCTTGTTTGTTGTAGAATATTCGTAAACGGGTTTGCTCTTTTTTCGTAACGAAATAAAGGTGTTAATTTCGATACTATCAGGATAAGTAATTAAAACCGGTTCGGTATTAAAATTCGTTTGATGTAAATAATCCTTAAACAATTCTACTCGATATTGTAAGGTGTCTT of Flavobacterium channae contains these proteins:
- a CDS encoding ion transporter; this encodes MSEIKSKYEVFKQKTHIIIYGTNTVAGRLFDLFLLGLIVLSVLVVMLETVKSFDAKYHSYLVLLEWIITICFTIEYILRIITIKKPINYILSFYGIIDLIAVLPMYLSFFISGTSVFAVIRALRLLRLFKIVNHPQFNHHSLHLKESLIASKGKILIFMYFMFISTIIIGSVMYVIEGEESGFTSIPTGIYWAIVTLTTVGYGDISPVTPLGQFLASFVMIMGYGIIAVPTGIVSAEFAKNKPQIKESETKVCQNCGSHEHYAKAKFCQDCGHKL
- a CDS encoding exonuclease domain-containing protein yields the protein MYTILDIETTGGQFNEEGITEIAIYKFDGHEVVDQFISLVNPEKPIQPFVVKLTGINNAMLRSAPKFYEIAKRIIEITEGCVIVAHNASFDYRILKTEFRRLGYDFKKQTLCTVELAKKLIPEQESYSLGKLVRALGIPMADRHRASGDAMATVKLFKMLMAKDVEKEIVKSFIKTEIKSGISPKLLDIVESLPSKTGIYYIHNEKGDLIYIGKSKNIKKRVNQHFTGTSSKSKKIQRDVFAVSVEETGSELIALLKESEEIKINKPIYNRAQRKSIFQYALYMHKDANGYLALHVEKADGRKKEITSFTTLQEGRNALFKITEKYNLCQKINGLFNTNNDCFQYKIKECNGACIGEESPEEYNDRVNEFLEENSFENNNMVIIDRGRNFDERSAILIENGIYKGYCFYDLNYQVNNIEILKNIIIPMQHNRDTKTIIQTYLRKNKVYKVIKF
- a CDS encoding YggS family pyridoxal phosphate-dependent enzyme, whose product is MSISKNLNSIKSQLPNHVTLVAVSKTKPVADLMEAYDAGQRIFGENKIQEMTDKWEVMPKDIEWHMIGHVQTNKVKYMAPYVSLIHGVDSLKLLLEINKQAAKNYRVIDCLLQVYIAEEESKFGLDEEELEEILKLIQNDKDNFKNIRIVGLMGMATFTENKNQIEKEFKHLKAIFDKINQSSFTNHPLTILSMGMSGDYELAISCGSTMVRIGSSIFGSR
- a CDS encoding DUF1015 domain-containing protein → MAKIKPFKAVRPVADKVALVTCRTYDDYSSAELAAWLNFNPYSFLHVIHPAYANAQKISLEKRFKAVANKYQDFKHDQILIEEERPVFYLYEIQSKGHTFTGIIAGTSIDDYQKNIIKKHEDTLQYRVELFKDYLHQTNFNTEPVLITYPDSIEINTFISLRKKSKPVYEYSTTNKEKHTLWKIDTQSEIDWLQEHFENIPNLYIADGHHRSASAELLFEQDKHLGNANLHYFMSFLIAESNVKIYEFNRLIRDLNGLNKEEFVRKISENFIIKPKDQEMWKPQNKFEFGMYLDGSFYALFYKHENHVSTSILENLDAQILYDKVLSPLLGIEDLRNDERIDYIPGKQSVSVIKDLIDEGEYEVGFMLYPSDINEIKALADNDLIMPPKSTYIEPKFRSGLLVYEL